A genome region from Euphorbia lathyris chromosome 4, ddEupLath1.1, whole genome shotgun sequence includes the following:
- the LOC136227479 gene encoding protein SRC2 homolog — MAKIWIEVCLISARGLRRTSSFFKHQWFAVGWIESNNRYCTNISASANANPTWNTKFATLIEDSNFEDMALHVEVYSREPLFLREKLQGTATIVLKEFLAKYSKSSEVSGKEVGSYQLRRRNSGKVHGFIDVSIRISEDRGDQSSFAGHEGEFMLMGHTHSNNTAFASEPSFPQTYPPEQPLAPPRRPANFDHAHPMPYQTDHSNAHPSYRPPPTSRPNYHPQSTAGPSYHPPRTPPPPPPPSNVGYVPTFLPNTDYINMPSSAAAAAPGRGVRPGIVGLGAGALAAGAVIFGDDFMSGFNVPTSLPDPTLAIAIDPPF; from the exons ATGGCCAAAATCTGGATCGAAGTCTGCCTAATTTCAGCGCGCGGACTCCGGCGAACTTCGTCATTTTTCAAGCATCAGTGGTTCGCGGTCGGATGGATCGAGTCTAACAACAGATATTGCACAAACATATCCGCCTCTGCAAATGCTAATCCGACATGGAACACGAAGTTTGCTACCTTGATTGAAGATTCGAATTTCGAAGATATGGCATTACATGTTGAAGTTTACAGCAGAGAGCCTCTTTTTCTTAGAGAAAAACTTCAAGGTACTGCTACTATTGTTTTGAAAGAGTTTCTGGCGAAATATAGTAAGAGTTCGGAGGTTTCTGGGAAGGAAGTCGGAAGTTATCAATTGCGGAGAAGAAATTCTGGTAAAGTTCATGGGTTTATTGATGTTTCTATTCGGATCTCGGAGGATAGGGGAGATCAAAGTTCGTTTGCAG GACATGAGGGAGAATTTATGTTGATGGGTCACACTCACAGTAATAACACAGCATTCGCTTCCGAGCCTAGTTTCCCTCAAACCTATCCGCCCGAGCAGCCTCTCGCTCCCCCTAGACGCCCCGCCAATTTCGACCATGCTCACCCAATGCCATACCAGACCGATCACTCCAATGCTCACCCAAGTTATCGTCCGCCACCAACATCTCGACCAAATTATCATCCGCAATCAACAGCTGGACCGAGTTATCATCCACCACGCACTCCCCCACCGCCGCCACCCCCTTCTAATGTCGGTTATGTACCTACATTTCTTCCCAATACAGATTACATTAATATGCCATCAtctgcagcagcagcagcacCCGGGCGGGGTGTGAGACCGGGTATTGTTGGACTTGGCGCTGGGGCTTTGGCTGCGGGAGCTGTGATTTTCGGCGATGATTTCATGTCCGGATTTAACGTTCCTACGAGCTTGCCTGATCCTACTCTTGCAATAGCAATAGATCCTCCTTTTTGA